A part of Denitratisoma oestradiolicum genomic DNA contains:
- a CDS encoding AAA family ATPase encodes MDPRHTILELQQRLNREVLGQSALVERLILGLLANGHLLVEGLPGLAKTRAVRSLAGHLAARLSRIQFTPDLLPADITGSEIYHQEGGRDEFRFAPGPVFADLVLADEINRAPAKVQAALLEAMEERQVTVAGSTHILPPLFMVMATQNPIEQEGTYPLPEAQMDRFLMKVKVGYPGVEAEAEMLRLVRGEERPDGTRPMGDDLPPLATEIVFAARRQVHDIHVAPVIDRYLVDLVHATREPRPYGDDLAGWLQVGASPRGAIALDRVARAHAWLMGRDHVTPDDVRAVAADCLRHRLILSYEAHAGGIDADQAIAALLQRVAVA; translated from the coding sequence ATGGATCCACGCCACACCATCCTTGAACTTCAGCAACGTCTCAACCGCGAAGTCCTGGGCCAGTCGGCCCTGGTGGAGCGGCTGATCCTCGGCCTCCTGGCCAACGGCCACCTGCTGGTGGAGGGGCTGCCGGGGCTGGCCAAGACCCGGGCGGTGCGCAGCCTCGCCGGGCACTTGGCGGCGCGGCTCTCCCGCATCCAGTTCACTCCGGACCTGCTGCCCGCCGACATCACCGGCAGCGAGATCTACCACCAGGAAGGCGGGCGGGACGAATTCCGCTTCGCCCCCGGTCCCGTCTTCGCCGACCTGGTGCTGGCCGACGAGATCAATCGGGCGCCGGCCAAGGTCCAGGCCGCCCTGCTGGAAGCCATGGAGGAACGACAGGTCACCGTGGCCGGCAGCACCCATATCCTGCCGCCTCTGTTCATGGTCATGGCGACCCAGAACCCCATTGAGCAGGAAGGCACCTATCCCTTGCCCGAAGCCCAGATGGACCGCTTCCTGATGAAAGTGAAGGTCGGCTATCCCGGCGTCGAGGCCGAAGCCGAAATGCTGCGCCTGGTGCGGGGCGAGGAACGCCCCGACGGCACCCGGCCCATGGGGGACGACCTGCCGCCCCTGGCGACGGAGATCGTGTTCGCCGCCCGGCGCCAGGTCCATGACATCCATGTGGCCCCAGTCATAGACCGTTACCTGGTGGATCTCGTCCATGCCACCCGTGAGCCCCGTCCCTACGGCGACGATCTGGCCGGCTGGCTCCAGGTAGGGGCCAGCCCCCGGGGTGCCATCGCCCTGGACCGGGTCGCCCGGGCCCACGCCTGGCTGATGGGACGCGACCACGTGACGCCCGACGACGTGCGCGCCGTGGCGGCCGACTGCCTGCGCCATCGCCTCATCCTCAGCTACGAAGCCCACGCAGGCGGCATCGACGCCGACCAGGCGATCGCCGCCCTGCTGCAACGGGTGGCCGTGGCCTGA
- a CDS encoding DUF58 domain-containing protein, with protein sequence MFGKRAAASASAGTAGVYTSLADLVALEHRSLTSAAGPRQPLASLLAGRHGSRMRGRGLDFLEMRHYLPGDDVRAIDWRVSARTGRPHVRVYAEERDRPVVLVVDQRRNMFFATRRAMKSVVAAEAAALLGWALRRGGDRVGALVFDDRDLAYFPPHRGRAGWLRILGEIVRRNQALSAGPSRQEAPAMLNAALARLLQTLSHDHLIVLLSDFAGVGEESRALVAQLARRHELLALPVWDPGAGQWPERGQYVVSDGALQLALSGDDAAQGQRLADLAAAHRREIQRWREELAVPALPLTTAEDVAAQLRRALAVDPGRQVRER encoded by the coding sequence ATGTTCGGCAAGCGCGCCGCCGCGTCCGCCAGCGCCGGTACTGCCGGCGTCTACACGAGCCTGGCCGATCTCGTCGCCCTGGAGCATCGCAGCCTGACCAGCGCAGCGGGGCCGCGCCAGCCCCTGGCCAGCCTGCTGGCGGGGCGCCACGGCTCCCGCATGCGCGGGCGGGGTCTCGACTTCCTGGAGATGCGCCACTACCTGCCCGGCGACGACGTGCGCGCCATCGACTGGCGCGTCAGCGCCCGCACCGGCCGGCCCCATGTGCGGGTCTATGCCGAGGAGCGGGACCGGCCCGTGGTGCTGGTGGTGGACCAGCGCCGGAACATGTTCTTCGCCACCCGCCGCGCCATGAAATCAGTGGTGGCCGCCGAGGCCGCCGCCCTCCTGGGCTGGGCGCTGCGCCGCGGGGGCGACCGCGTCGGCGCCCTGGTGTTCGACGACCGGGATCTGGCCTATTTCCCACCCCACCGGGGCCGCGCCGGCTGGCTGCGCATCCTGGGCGAGATCGTCCGCCGCAACCAGGCGCTGAGCGCGGGACCATCCCGGCAGGAGGCGCCGGCCATGCTTAATGCGGCTCTGGCACGGCTGCTGCAGACGCTCTCCCACGACCACCTGATCGTGCTGCTCTCCGATTTTGCCGGCGTCGGGGAGGAGAGCCGCGCCCTGGTCGCCCAACTGGCCCGCCGCCACGAACTGCTGGCGTTGCCCGTCTGGGACCCGGGCGCCGGCCAGTGGCCCGAGCGGGGCCAGTACGTCGTCAGCGACGGCGCCTTGCAACTGGCCCTGAGCGGCGACGACGCGGCCCAGGGCCAGCGCCTGGCCGACCTGGCCGCCGCCCATCGCCGCGAAATCCAGCGCTGGCGCGAGGAACTGGCCGTGCCGGCACTGCCCCTGACCACCGCCGAGGACGTGGCGGCGCAACTGCGCCGGGCCCTGGCCGTCGATCCGGGAAGGCAGGTCCGTGAACGCTGA
- a CDS encoding DUF4381 domain-containing protein: MNADSDPLAGLHDLALSAPPDWLPPQGPGWWLLGLLLLAALAWGSWRLWQWRRRSRYRREALAQLERLAPDLGAPESLAELSALLKRTALVAYPRETVAALSGAAWRDFLCANGAPAFASATCDPLFESTYRAACDTTPQQRTALVAAARQWIVAHRAPAEGTRP; encoded by the coding sequence GTGAACGCTGATTCCGATCCCCTGGCCGGGCTCCATGATCTGGCGCTGTCCGCGCCGCCGGACTGGCTACCGCCCCAGGGGCCGGGCTGGTGGCTGCTGGGCCTGCTGTTGCTGGCCGCGCTGGCCTGGGGGAGTTGGCGCCTCTGGCAATGGCGCCGTCGCAGCCGCTATCGGCGCGAAGCCCTGGCCCAGCTGGAACGCCTGGCGCCGGACCTGGGAGCCCCGGAGTCGCTGGCCGAACTCTCCGCCCTGCTGAAGCGCACGGCCCTGGTTGCCTATCCCCGGGAAACTGTAGCAGCCCTGTCCGGTGCCGCCTGGCGCGACTTTCTCTGCGCCAACGGCGCGCCGGCTTTTGCCTCTGCCACCTGCGATCCCCTGTTCGAGTCCACCTACCGGGCCGCCTGCGACACCACGCCGCAACAGCGGACGGCGCTGGTCGCCGCCGCCCGGCAATGGATCGTTGCCCATCGCGCCCCGGCGGAGGGCACACGGCCATGA
- a CDS encoding VWA domain-containing protein — translation MSGLDFGILNLGAFLAHLEWLSPWALLGLPLPLLLRRLPPYRQRRPALYIAFFDLAVRGAGRVPEPGAVVVPAGITQMIVLALAWCLLLLALARPVYLEPPLTRIQPARDLLLAVDISPSMRARDYRDREGRPAERMAAVKDVLDEFIARRGGDRIGLLFFGQEPYVQAPFTLEHGTVRELLAQARPGMAGGRTLIGDALGLSIRMFEASTVPSKVVVLLSDGADTGSRVPPLKAAGFAARAGITVHTVAIGDPRAVGEDRVDVNALIDIAQATGGRAYRAEDRVGLAAIYRQLDALEQQNFKTLSWRPQRPLYPWPLGAALVLLLGWHAVAALAAALRFMPWAEQPRGTQIKSVRTELVEVHAAPPLGFDKLSPNGWALVQRFPGQQPEQDA, via the coding sequence ATGAGCGGTCTCGATTTCGGCATCCTCAATCTTGGGGCCTTCCTCGCCCATCTGGAGTGGCTGTCGCCCTGGGCGTTGCTGGGCTTGCCCCTGCCGCTGCTACTGCGGCGTCTGCCACCCTATCGCCAGCGACGGCCGGCCCTCTACATCGCTTTCTTCGATCTGGCCGTGCGGGGTGCCGGGCGGGTGCCCGAGCCTGGCGCCGTCGTAGTGCCGGCGGGCATCACGCAGATGATCGTGCTGGCGCTGGCCTGGTGCCTGCTGCTGCTGGCCCTGGCCCGGCCGGTCTATCTGGAGCCGCCGCTGACGCGTATCCAGCCAGCGCGGGACCTGCTGCTGGCCGTGGATATCTCCCCCTCGATGCGCGCCCGGGACTACCGGGATCGTGAAGGCCGGCCGGCCGAGCGCATGGCGGCGGTGAAGGACGTGCTGGACGAGTTCATCGCCCGGCGCGGGGGCGACCGTATCGGTCTCCTGTTCTTCGGCCAGGAACCCTACGTCCAGGCGCCCTTCACCCTGGAGCACGGCACGGTGCGCGAACTGCTGGCCCAGGCCCGGCCCGGCATGGCCGGCGGCCGCACCCTGATCGGCGACGCCCTGGGGCTCTCGATCCGCATGTTCGAGGCCAGCACCGTACCCAGCAAGGTGGTGGTACTGCTCTCCGATGGCGCCGACACCGGCAGCCGCGTGCCGCCCCTGAAGGCAGCGGGCTTCGCTGCCCGTGCCGGCATCACCGTCCATACCGTGGCCATCGGCGACCCCCGTGCCGTGGGCGAGGACCGAGTGGATGTGAACGCCCTGATCGACATCGCTCAGGCCACCGGCGGTCGTGCCTACCGGGCCGAGGATCGTGTCGGCCTTGCCGCCATCTACCGGCAACTGGATGCCCTGGAGCAACAGAACTTCAAGACCCTCTCCTGGCGACCCCAGCGGCCCCTCTACCCCTGGCCCCTCGGCGCCGCTCTGGTTCTGCTGCTGGGCTGGCACGCAGTTGCTGCCCTGGCGGCGGCACTGCGGTTCATGCCTTGGGCCGAGCAACCTAGGGGAACACAGATTAAGTCCGTTCGCACTGAGCTTGTCGAAGTGCACGCCGCGCCACCACTGGGCTTCGACAAGCTCAGCCCGAACGGATGGGCGCTTGTTCAGCGCTTTCCTGGGCAGCAGCCGGAGCAGGACGCGTGA
- a CDS encoding VWA domain-containing protein, translating into MTGGWLPADFHFLRPWALWGLAPLLPLLWLAVWHEGKGRLAAWRGRIDPHLLAALTVGGGRRSGLRPIHTLLLALALGCVGLAGPAWQREPMPLTEDRAPLVVALDLSPSMDAVDVSPTRLERAKLKLRALLARRQGARTALLVFGASAHGVLPLTEDPNLLLTYVPSLSTGLMPPAPATTPKATADALALAARMLEKEPIPGSVLFLTDGFEAAQARDFVDFRARSRSEPLLLTFGGDAPAPLRGGDGSYVTGPDGSRIMARLGRAGLEAAAAGGFWLASSTADDRDLDAVEARLQRHLAQALASDPAARWRDEGIWLVLPAALLLLLSFRPGWTVRWGQALALPLCALLLGLGAPADTARAGEQGWHDWRFADLWASRDQQGRWQFEHGQFDAAALSFADPLWRGIALYRAGRFEAAADAFAAVDSAEGHYNLGNALARLKRYPEALAAYDQALAHRPGWPQALANRTLVAGLLPRDEEGVAREGEANPDELDQSPFGKKKGRKLTRRRPLTETEITRLWLARIQVSPAGFLKNKFAIQARQQREAGR; encoded by the coding sequence GTGACAGGCGGCTGGCTGCCGGCGGATTTCCATTTCCTGCGACCCTGGGCCCTGTGGGGACTGGCGCCCCTGTTGCCCTTGCTCTGGCTCGCGGTCTGGCACGAGGGGAAGGGCCGCCTGGCGGCCTGGCGCGGCCGTATCGACCCCCATCTGCTGGCGGCGCTGACCGTGGGCGGCGGCCGGCGTTCCGGGCTGCGTCCGATCCACACCCTGCTGCTGGCCCTGGCCCTGGGCTGCGTCGGCCTGGCGGGGCCGGCCTGGCAGCGGGAACCCATGCCGCTCACCGAGGACCGGGCGCCCCTGGTAGTGGCTCTGGATCTTTCACCCTCGATGGACGCCGTGGATGTGTCACCAACGCGCCTGGAACGGGCCAAGCTCAAGCTGCGGGCCCTGCTGGCGCGACGTCAGGGCGCCCGCACGGCCTTGCTGGTGTTCGGCGCCAGCGCCCATGGCGTGCTGCCCCTGACCGAGGACCCGAACCTGCTGCTCACCTATGTGCCGAGCCTGTCCACCGGCCTGATGCCGCCGGCCCCGGCCACCACGCCCAAGGCTACCGCCGATGCCCTGGCCCTGGCGGCGCGGATGCTGGAAAAGGAACCGATTCCCGGCAGCGTCCTGTTCCTCACCGATGGTTTCGAGGCCGCGCAAGCCCGGGACTTCGTGGACTTCCGCGCCCGCTCCCGCAGCGAGCCACTGCTCTTGACCTTCGGCGGCGATGCCCCGGCGCCGCTGCGGGGGGGCGACGGCAGTTACGTCACCGGCCCGGATGGGAGCCGGATCATGGCCCGTCTGGGCCGGGCCGGGCTGGAAGCGGCGGCCGCCGGCGGATTCTGGCTGGCCTCATCCACCGCCGACGACCGCGATCTCGATGCCGTGGAGGCTCGCCTGCAACGCCACCTGGCCCAGGCCCTGGCCTCGGACCCGGCCGCCCGCTGGCGTGATGAAGGTATCTGGCTGGTGCTGCCGGCGGCCCTCCTGCTGCTGCTTTCCTTTCGTCCGGGCTGGACGGTGCGCTGGGGCCAGGCGCTGGCATTGCCGCTATGCGCCTTGCTGCTGGGGCTGGGCGCACCCGCCGACACGGCCCGGGCCGGAGAGCAGGGTTGGCACGACTGGCGTTTCGCCGATCTCTGGGCCAGCCGCGACCAGCAGGGGCGCTGGCAGTTCGAGCATGGGCAATTCGATGCCGCCGCACTTTCCTTCGCCGATCCCCTCTGGCGCGGCATCGCCCTTTACCGGGCCGGGCGCTTCGAAGCGGCGGCCGATGCCTTCGCCGCCGTGGATTCCGCCGAAGGGCACTACAACCTGGGCAATGCGCTCGCCCGCCTGAAGCGTTATCCGGAAGCCCTGGCGGCCTACGACCAGGCCCTGGCACATCGCCCCGGCTGGCCCCAGGCCCTGGCCAACCGGACCCTGGTGGCGGGTCTGCTGCCCAGGGACGAAGAAGGTGTGGCAAGAGAGGGGGAGGCCAATCCCGACGAGCTGGACCAATCCCCCTTTGGCAAGAAGAAAGGGCGCAAGCTCACCCGGCGCCGGCCTTTGACCGAAACGGAAATCACCCGCCTCTGGCTGGCGCGCATCCAGGTCAGCCCGGCCGGATTCCTGAAGAACAAGTTCGCCATCCAGGCACGACAGCAGCGGGAGGCAGGGCGATGA
- a CDS encoding BatD family protein, which produces MNCSFPIYRALLMLLGLLLGAAALAAPQPFLRISLSPAVSVKLGEEVSLAVEVFVPTWFLDAPRFPESIEIPGATVEMVKGSAENLSESVAGVTWAGLRRRYRIQPLNPGEFRLPELAVPLTYAREGGKGPLTVTARGRLAQPFLVRVPVAAARLDPFIAARHLRLAQRLERSEGALGVGDAVRRTVAVDTDAAALELPETLWPQSPGMRVYLDPPRSRESRSDAAARPQLHWEQTASWVFEQPGQYQLPAVTLDWWDLEARQVRQAHLPAVSLNVGPARTTGVFALPEAVAELAPAGRLTRETLRPIAYGLGAVMLLLLGWRGRQLGRRTWAWVRRHGQDMLTAEWLQFQRLLRACRRHDGPAAQATLHRWLDLWAGAGMGLASWLLDKAPSADLAAALAELDAALYGCRGPDDAVPWRGTALSRQLILARRKLSQQRPAKAATLPAALNP; this is translated from the coding sequence ATGAATTGCTCTTTCCCCATCTACCGGGCGTTACTGATGCTCCTCGGCTTGTTGCTGGGGGCTGCCGCCCTGGCGGCGCCCCAACCTTTCCTGCGCATAAGCCTGAGCCCCGCCGTTAGCGTCAAGCTGGGGGAGGAAGTGAGCCTCGCGGTGGAAGTCTTCGTTCCCACCTGGTTCCTCGACGCGCCCCGCTTTCCGGAAAGCATCGAGATACCCGGTGCCACGGTGGAGATGGTGAAGGGTTCGGCGGAAAACCTCTCCGAATCCGTCGCCGGTGTCACCTGGGCCGGCTTGCGTCGTCGCTACCGCATCCAGCCCCTGAATCCGGGTGAGTTCCGCCTGCCGGAACTGGCGGTGCCCCTGACCTATGCCCGGGAGGGCGGCAAAGGGCCCCTCACCGTGACGGCGCGGGGGCGGCTGGCGCAGCCGTTCCTGGTAAGAGTGCCGGTCGCCGCCGCCCGACTCGACCCTTTCATCGCTGCGCGCCACTTGCGTCTTGCCCAGCGCCTTGAACGCTCCGAGGGTGCCCTGGGCGTGGGCGATGCCGTGCGACGGACCGTGGCCGTGGACACCGATGCCGCCGCCCTGGAACTCCCGGAGACCCTTTGGCCCCAGTCGCCGGGCATGCGCGTGTATCTGGATCCGCCCCGCAGCCGTGAAAGCCGCAGCGACGCCGCCGCCCGTCCGCAGTTGCACTGGGAGCAGACGGCCAGCTGGGTATTCGAGCAGCCCGGCCAATACCAACTGCCCGCAGTGACCCTGGACTGGTGGGACCTGGAAGCCCGCCAGGTGCGCCAGGCCCATCTGCCTGCCGTCTCCTTGAATGTGGGGCCGGCCCGGACGACGGGCGTTTTCGCTTTGCCCGAGGCCGTGGCGGAGCTGGCCCCGGCCGGGCGCCTGACACGGGAAACCTTGCGTCCCATCGCCTACGGGCTGGGCGCGGTGATGCTCCTGCTGCTGGGCTGGCGCGGCAGGCAGCTTGGACGGCGAACCTGGGCCTGGGTGCGGAGGCATGGGCAAGACATGCTGACCGCCGAATGGCTGCAATTCCAGCGGCTCCTCCGGGCCTGCCGCCGTCATGACGGCCCTGCCGCTCAGGCGACGCTACATCGCTGGCTCGATCTCTGGGCCGGCGCCGGCATGGGCCTGGCCTCCTGGCTGCTGGATAAGGCGCCCTCCGCCGATCTGGCGGCCGCCCTGGCCGAACTGGATGCCGCCCTTTATGGTTGCCGTGGACCGGACGATGCGGTGCCCTGGCGCGGCACCGCCTTGTCCCGACAACTGATCCTCGCCCGCCGGAAACTGTCCCAGCAGCGGCCGGCAAAGGCTGCTACCCTGCCGGCCGCCCTCAACCCCTGA
- a CDS encoding tetratricopeptide repeat protein, with product MPAKKRTPKTPPSSALPETKPVLAHRFAPLLRPVATLLLLVVVAGLGWYFLGGGKPGAPAQSPASRYVGAQACAGCHEAAMREWQGSDHAHAMLEAKGEALRGDFANATLRQKGQEAKFFMREGKPFVHTEGVDGKPGDFEIRYTFGWYPLQQYLVDMGQGKLQALPFAWDSRDQAQGGQRWFTLYPEQAPKPGDSLHWTGRDQNWNFMCAGCHSTHLEKRYDAKSDSFDTRWSDIAVACEACHGPGSAHVEWARAGGKAGGNNGLTVAKAPAGQWTFATPGQGIAHWTGGERREAMAPCFACHSRRREIANPLSGDVPLLDQTVPSLLEPGLYSADGQIDGEVFEYGSFLQSRMYRAGVICQDCHQPHSGKPRLTGNNLCAQCHAPATFDTPAHHHHQAVGKGSQCVDCHMAGKTYMGVDFRRDHSFRLPRPDLSEKLGTPNACTGCHRDKPASWAAAQVRGWLKDAGREPGRDHAPVAEALTAARQHRAEGGPALLALLDHRDTSPMARATALAALADYPGPLAQEKLRAAINDPEPLVRLAALWTFRLLPEPERDRLLLGRLNDEARAVRIEAARLAAAIPDNRLDSTDRARRDTALEALVASETIHLDRPEAHLNLALIHLARGRAAEAEAALNQALAMDAGFAPARINLADLYRATGRDKEVEPLLREGLGLAPKSADLNHALGLFKVRQGERAAALDLLAAAAKAAPDNPRYTYVYAVALADIGKKAEAQAVAQKALARTPNDPALAQLLGQWRGHQ from the coding sequence ATGCCTGCCAAGAAGCGCACTCCCAAGACCCCGCCCTCCTCTGCGTTGCCCGAGACTAAGCCCGTGCTGGCTCACCGCTTCGCGCCCCTGCTGCGTCCCGTGGCAACCCTGTTGTTGCTGGTGGTGGTTGCCGGGCTGGGGTGGTATTTCCTGGGAGGAGGCAAACCGGGGGCGCCCGCTCAGTCGCCGGCTTCCCGCTACGTGGGCGCCCAGGCCTGCGCCGGCTGCCACGAGGCGGCGATGCGGGAATGGCAGGGCTCCGACCACGCCCACGCGATGCTGGAAGCCAAAGGCGAAGCCCTGCGCGGCGACTTCGCCAATGCCACGCTGCGCCAGAAAGGGCAGGAGGCGAAATTCTTCATGCGCGAGGGCAAGCCCTTCGTCCACACCGAGGGCGTCGACGGCAAGCCCGGCGACTTCGAGATCCGCTACACCTTCGGCTGGTATCCCCTGCAGCAGTATCTGGTGGATATGGGCCAGGGCAAACTGCAAGCCCTGCCCTTCGCCTGGGACAGCCGCGACCAGGCCCAGGGCGGCCAGCGCTGGTTCACTCTCTACCCGGAGCAGGCACCGAAACCCGGCGATAGCCTGCACTGGACGGGACGGGACCAGAACTGGAACTTCATGTGCGCCGGCTGCCATTCGACCCATCTGGAAAAACGCTACGACGCGAAGAGCGACAGTTTCGACACCCGCTGGTCCGACATCGCCGTGGCCTGCGAGGCCTGCCACGGCCCCGGCTCCGCCCACGTGGAATGGGCCAGGGCGGGGGGCAAGGCCGGCGGCAACAACGGATTGACGGTGGCGAAGGCGCCGGCCGGCCAGTGGACCTTCGCCACCCCGGGCCAGGGCATCGCCCATTGGACGGGGGGCGAGCGGCGCGAGGCCATGGCCCCCTGTTTCGCCTGCCACAGCCGGCGGCGCGAGATCGCCAATCCCCTGAGTGGCGACGTGCCCTTGCTCGACCAGACGGTGCCCAGCCTCTTGGAGCCGGGGCTGTACAGCGCAGACGGCCAGATCGACGGCGAGGTCTTCGAGTACGGTTCCTTCCTGCAAAGCCGCATGTACCGGGCCGGGGTGATCTGCCAGGACTGCCACCAGCCCCACAGCGGCAAGCCGCGCCTGACGGGCAACAACCTGTGCGCCCAGTGCCATGCGCCAGCGACCTTCGACACGCCGGCCCACCATCATCATCAGGCCGTCGGCAAAGGCAGCCAGTGCGTGGATTGCCACATGGCGGGCAAGACCTATATGGGCGTGGATTTCCGTCGCGACCACAGCTTCCGCCTGCCGCGCCCCGACCTGAGCGAGAAGCTGGGAACGCCCAACGCCTGCACCGGCTGCCACCGGGACAAGCCCGCGAGCTGGGCAGCGGCCCAGGTGCGCGGCTGGTTGAAGGATGCAGGGCGCGAGCCGGGCAGGGATCATGCCCCCGTGGCCGAAGCCCTGACCGCCGCACGGCAGCACAGGGCCGAGGGCGGGCCGGCACTGCTGGCATTGCTGGACCATCGCGACACCTCCCCCATGGCCCGGGCCACGGCCCTGGCGGCCCTGGCCGATTACCCCGGCCCTCTGGCCCAGGAGAAACTGCGGGCGGCGATCAATGACCCGGAACCCCTGGTGCGCCTGGCCGCCCTGTGGACCTTCCGCCTGCTGCCCGAGCCAGAGCGGGACCGCCTGCTGCTGGGGCGCCTGAACGACGAGGCGCGGGCAGTGCGAATCGAAGCGGCGCGGTTGGCTGCCGCCATCCCCGACAACCGGCTCGACAGTACCGACCGGGCGCGGCGGGACACCGCCCTGGAAGCCCTGGTCGCCAGCGAGACCATCCATCTCGACCGGCCCGAGGCCCATCTGAACCTGGCCCTGATCCACCTGGCCCGGGGGCGAGCGGCGGAAGCGGAAGCGGCACTGAACCAAGCCCTGGCGATGGATGCCGGCTTCGCCCCGGCCCGCATCAACCTGGCGGACCTCTACCGGGCGACGGGGCGCGACAAGGAAGTGGAACCCCTGCTGCGGGAAGGCCTGGGGCTGGCGCCGAAGTCCGCCGACCTCAATCACGCCCTGGGCCTCTTCAAGGTCCGGCAGGGCGAACGCGCGGCCGCCCTGGACCTGCTGGCCGCCGCCGCCAAGGCGGCCCCGGACAATCCCCGCTACACCTATGTCTACGCGGTGGCCCTGGCCGACATTGGTAAAAAGGCCGAGGCCCAGGCGGTGGCGCAAAAGGCCCTGGCCCGCACCCCCAACGACCCGGCCCTGGCGCAGTTGCTGGGGCAGTGGCGGGGGCATCAGTGA
- a CDS encoding abortive infection family protein — MRKVIPSPVIAVVASIASHRETHASMDNLFMYAGAPGDPPEGSKWVKAQEWLRRVNTDGSVQPLQVLGRLIEGYMEELPPEGSPFDNTPPPSQTPDQEKLTKILARYELQYVRGGSIVGALGIPSRTLEEFVRERDIAALEHEFNRALENVDEDPREAISAASNILETLCKVYIDEQGLEMPAKQDLKPVWNVVRKDLGFDPGRVEDQDLQTILTGLLALVDGIGALRTHASSAHGAGKKSYKLESRHSRLAVHAAHTVALFVLESWERKKK; from the coding sequence ATGCGCAAAGTTATCCCCTCTCCCGTTATTGCTGTCGTCGCCTCGATTGCGTCTCATCGCGAGACACATGCGTCGATGGACAACTTGTTCATGTATGCGGGTGCCCCAGGCGACCCCCCAGAAGGGAGTAAATGGGTAAAGGCTCAAGAGTGGCTACGTCGGGTAAATACAGATGGATCGGTTCAACCCCTCCAGGTTCTTGGCCGGCTCATCGAAGGTTACATGGAAGAGCTTCCGCCTGAGGGCAGCCCATTCGACAACACTCCGCCACCTAGCCAGACACCAGATCAAGAGAAGCTGACCAAGATCCTCGCGCGCTATGAACTGCAATACGTCCGCGGTGGCTCAATCGTTGGAGCACTCGGCATTCCATCCAGAACACTTGAGGAGTTTGTCCGCGAAAGGGACATCGCTGCTCTGGAACATGAATTCAACCGCGCGCTTGAGAATGTTGACGAAGACCCACGAGAGGCCATTTCTGCGGCGAGCAATATTCTGGAAACCCTCTGCAAGGTGTACATCGATGAGCAGGGACTCGAGATGCCTGCAAAACAGGACCTCAAGCCTGTGTGGAATGTCGTTCGCAAAGACCTTGGCTTTGATCCAGGCCGAGTGGAAGATCAGGACCTCCAAACCATTCTGACTGGGTTGCTTGCACTCGTTGATGGAATTGGCGCGCTAAGAACCCACGCGAGTTCTGCGCACGGAGCGGGAAAGAAGTCATACAAACTTGAATCTAGGCACTCACGCCTTGCGGTTCATGCTGCGCATACTGTGGCGCTGTTTGTTCTTGAGTCGTGGGAGCGCAAGAAGAAATGA
- a CDS encoding DUF6998 domain-containing protein: protein MPTVLSLPQPVIDLWRSQQALAKHYSHTGLKFTLDGRLVGDIAEALALEHFDLSLPAKRTKGVDAMTASGDSVQVKASGLKNAGPAFTPGTGIARYLLFFYFDFPAGLATILYNGLEAPVRAQLLPKEWTGTRVVNLAALRDLAHELGDANALPLKKQTVIP from the coding sequence ATGCCCACCGTTTTGTCACTACCTCAGCCCGTCATTGACCTTTGGCGTTCGCAGCAGGCTCTTGCGAAGCACTATTCCCATACAGGTTTAAAGTTCACACTAGACGGGCGCTTGGTTGGCGATATCGCCGAGGCGTTAGCTCTTGAGCACTTTGACCTCAGTCTGCCGGCAAAGCGCACGAAGGGTGTAGATGCGATGACTGCGTCGGGCGACTCCGTGCAAGTGAAGGCATCAGGCTTGAAGAATGCAGGACCGGCCTTTACCCCTGGGACTGGTATCGCTCGCTATTTGCTATTCTTTTACTTCGACTTTCCGGCGGGCTTGGCAACGATCCTCTACAACGGGTTGGAGGCGCCGGTTCGAGCCCAGCTGCTCCCAAAGGAATGGACTGGCACGCGGGTTGTGAATCTAGCAGCACTGCGAGATCTTGCCCACGAACTTGGAGATGCGAATGCGTTGCCACTTAAAAAGCAGACGGTAATACCCTAG